The following coding sequences lie in one Flavobacterium sp. 20NA77.7 genomic window:
- a CDS encoding polysaccharide biosynthesis protein, whose product MFQFVKNYIDSKRLTFLPSWVILIIDLLIVISFYTLSFYFFTVLEITFYKTFPFLYRCTIAVCVYLFYFLLFKTYTGIIRYSSIKDALRLFKATFFTFFTIYLIDTSYLLLYGTHIFVMITVLYTFITIYFGLIVFRVLVKNAFHYFSHEQKSTPEDLAIIGVNSTTIALAEAFLEDNSVYKLRFFIDKNKYLNGKKILGIPVLAKSNSIISILRYYRIKHVVLIKNYLEEKEELELLEDCLRYKINVYNPKLVSDFNENLNSKKSLKKYTIDELMFRETINIDNANIIDYFKEKTIMVTGGAGSIGSEIVKQLTLFNPKKILILDQAETPLNNVQIAINKLNSICPCVYKLIDITNKEELQAVFDKHQPEVVFHAAAYKHVPVLETNFMQAIKVNVFGTKNVLDLAIQYGVQRFVYVSTDKAVNPTNIMGASKRIAEIMVQSRFSTQDSHNRTQIITTRFGNVLGSNGSVVNLFENQIREGGPVTVTHPEINRFFMTIPEACKLVLEAGTMGMGGEIYIFDMGKPIKIKELAEKMIRLSGKEPYTDIDIVYTGLRPGEKLYEEVLSEASRTLPTYNPKILIAQDPMYCYEKVERFLYNLSTTSFNSKQELIHTILELVPEFIQTPQD is encoded by the coding sequence ATGTTTCAATTTGTAAAGAATTATATAGATTCCAAAAGGCTTACTTTTCTACCTTCATGGGTTATCTTAATTATTGATTTGTTAATTGTTATTTCATTTTACACCCTTAGTTTTTATTTTTTTACAGTTCTTGAAATTACATTTTATAAAACATTTCCTTTCTTATATCGTTGTACAATAGCAGTTTGTGTTTACTTGTTTTATTTTTTATTATTTAAAACATATACCGGTATTATTAGATATTCTAGTATAAAAGACGCTCTAAGACTTTTCAAAGCAACATTTTTTACATTTTTTACCATTTATCTTATAGATACAAGTTATTTGTTACTTTATGGTACTCATATTTTTGTTATGATTACTGTTTTGTATACATTTATTACAATTTATTTTGGTTTAATTGTTTTTAGAGTATTAGTTAAAAATGCATTTCACTACTTCTCTCATGAACAAAAATCAACCCCTGAAGATTTAGCCATTATTGGTGTAAATAGTACAACAATTGCATTAGCGGAAGCCTTTTTAGAAGATAATTCTGTATATAAATTGCGTTTTTTTATTGATAAAAATAAATATTTAAACGGGAAAAAAATTTTAGGTATTCCAGTATTAGCAAAATCAAATTCTATAATTTCAATTTTACGATATTACAGAATAAAACATGTAGTTTTAATTAAAAATTACTTAGAAGAAAAAGAAGAGTTAGAATTGTTAGAGGATTGTTTAAGATATAAAATTAATGTATATAATCCTAAATTAGTAAGTGACTTTAATGAGAATTTAAATAGTAAAAAATCATTAAAAAAATATACCATTGATGAATTAATGTTTAGAGAAACTATAAATATTGACAATGCAAATATTATAGATTATTTTAAAGAAAAAACAATTATGGTTACGGGAGGTGCTGGTTCTATTGGTAGCGAGATAGTAAAACAATTGACACTTTTTAATCCTAAAAAAATCCTAATTTTAGATCAAGCCGAGACGCCTTTAAACAATGTTCAGATTGCAATAAATAAGCTGAATTCAATTTGTCCCTGCGTTTATAAATTAATTGATATTACAAATAAAGAAGAGTTACAAGCAGTTTTTGACAAACATCAACCAGAAGTAGTTTTCCATGCAGCTGCTTATAAACACGTACCAGTATTAGAAACCAATTTCATGCAAGCAATAAAGGTTAATGTTTTTGGAACTAAAAACGTATTAGACTTAGCTATTCAGTATGGAGTGCAACGCTTTGTGTATGTTTCAACAGATAAAGCGGTTAATCCAACTAATATTATGGGTGCGTCAAAACGTATTGCTGAAATTATGGTGCAATCTCGATTTAGTACGCAAGATTCGCATAATAGAACACAAATTATTACTACAAGATTCGGAAATGTTTTAGGTTCTAATGGTTCAGTAGTTAATTTATTTGAAAATCAAATTAGAGAAGGCGGGCCTGTAACAGTAACTCACCCCGAAATTAATCGCTTTTTTATGACTATTCCTGAAGCTTGTAAATTAGTTCTAGAGGCTGGAACAATGGGAATGGGAGGTGAAATCTATATTTTTGATATGGGCAAACCAATAAAGATTAAAGAACTTGCTGAAAAGATGATTAGATTAAGTGGTAAAGAACCTTATACAGACATAGATATAGTATATACAGGACTGAGACCAGGTGAAAAATTATATGAAGAAGTTTTAAGTGAAGCATCAAGAACATTACCAACATATAATCCAAAAATACTTATAGCGCAAGATCCTATGTATTGCTATGAAAAAGTTGAACGTTTTTTATATAATTTAAGTACCACATCTTTTAATTCAAAACAAGAGTTAATACATACTATTTTAGAGTTGGTTCCTGAGTTTATTCAAACACCACAAGATTAA
- a CDS encoding beta strand repeat-containing protein — MRTKLEQSLASRGIAKIVTLNKLKYIILFVLLFGNVLYSQNLTLSTTGETGTSGTNWSITGTTLSVSGTASVNVSVITNHLANVGDLEILANSAVSTQHINIDGTINYTGSTARTLAFVARNDVKINQAVTTSNTTLHIIAKAGDNIEVASGVSVASNGGNIVFWANTDGNNLGNITAQTTTSIVSNGGGIWMGGGQSSTQWVPFDGATSITVGDASAISGTANPFGVVIRGTVNAGTGNFYAAGSSNKIGTDYSTGVFFDANLVNISIQAKNIRVVGQGSPNTGTAHSNRGVVLEIADNKTGTIQATSELYIEGTGSGTGSTGSYNRGIHLSKTTLGTATITAATIYLKGIGAGASGSNFNDGVSLFGITLGNSQTNNITLEGLAGAFGTSTKSISFQSNVTIGNVTGNTTIQLLGNSYLYTSSVIATKGNLSILSTSNSFDSAYSNASLSITGSPSSITIGKPNNTADVTIASPLTASGSISVIGGILNVGSVITSSNTGDIIIKSNVTNTGSSSSLYCSAQILKTGGQRSKVLMQCNGRLNFGSGAKVEATNTIVDAVFWSDYDNSNNDGGTTVYGDIITNGGHVWLGGSNSTGGSITWNGITVGDGPSIGTAGSTNWNAIDFGANITTAGGDVFIWAGTGHSTGISGIELYTGDKTINAGTGNITVITNAGVRCANPYSLTLKTTGKISIAPNATAFTNNPYVFNGTFSGANFIGSNGMDKIKIDNFSSVSEFNFGYYINSNGWNFANTGTININSDILTNGSVRLNASNIALNANLKTQNAGNLYLNGNTTIAAGKQIECNGNFTHDGNLIFKSNATGTATFGVLGGTFSTVSGTATVERFIPQGKRAFRLLSPAVTTTTFISGNWQQGTHITGSTTGANGFDATETGNSSMFTYNNQVASGSGWTPIANTNATNLTAGVGYRVLVRGDRNVNITVASLDNMNAATTLTATGTLKTGTVTLNSSSTPAINNQTNATTADFSLVGNPYQSAIDWNALTKSGIDATYYAWDPNMGTSTQRGRYVAYNGTTNDNVSSQVGQFIQPGQAFFVKNTTSGTAGTLTFQEAHKATSSASVFRMSNQISASTDASMSMQLFDPNELAIGGYPIDAMKAIFNAAYQNDLGIGDATKLESAGENIAWSRNNAKLAIDAVAPVTTTDELLVKTLRLGANKDYTFKIQTSNFDTTLTPYLVDNFLNTQTEITTSQAFLASFATTTNAASYDENRFKIVFTPSALNSDIFTNQIGLYPNPSKGNGFNLQLPSTAEASVKLFNTLGQEIALTTNGSYYQAVQSLPTGVYYIMVTQGMQTSKLKWIVE; from the coding sequence ATGAGAACTAAACTTGAACAATCTTTAGCCAGTAGGGGTATTGCTAAAATTGTAACGTTAAATAAATTAAAATACATTATTTTATTTGTTTTGCTTTTTGGGAATGTACTATATTCTCAAAATCTTACCCTCTCAACAACTGGAGAAACCGGAACTTCAGGAACCAATTGGAGTATAACAGGTACTACATTATCGGTTTCAGGCACAGCTTCAGTTAATGTATCTGTTATTACGAATCATTTAGCAAATGTTGGTGATTTAGAAATTTTAGCTAATAGCGCAGTGTCTACACAACACATTAACATTGATGGAACGATAAATTACACGGGTTCAACAGCACGAACGCTGGCTTTCGTTGCAAGAAATGATGTAAAAATAAATCAAGCTGTTACGACTTCAAATACTACTTTACACATAATTGCTAAAGCAGGTGATAACATTGAAGTAGCTTCTGGTGTTTCTGTTGCATCAAATGGAGGAAATATTGTATTTTGGGCAAATACAGATGGAAATAATTTAGGAAACATAACCGCTCAAACAACAACATCAATAGTGTCTAATGGAGGAGGAATATGGATGGGAGGTGGTCAATCATCTACGCAATGGGTTCCTTTTGATGGTGCAACTTCAATAACAGTTGGCGATGCATCAGCAATATCAGGAACAGCTAACCCATTTGGAGTAGTTATTAGAGGAACTGTTAATGCAGGTACAGGTAATTTTTATGCGGCGGGAAGTAGTAATAAAATAGGAACAGATTATTCCACAGGCGTATTTTTTGATGCTAATCTTGTAAATATAAGTATACAAGCAAAAAACATTAGAGTAGTAGGACAAGGATCTCCAAATACAGGTACCGCCCATAGTAATAGAGGAGTTGTTTTAGAGATAGCAGATAACAAAACAGGAACCATTCAAGCTACATCTGAATTGTATATTGAAGGTACGGGATCAGGTACCGGTTCTACAGGTTCTTATAATCGAGGTATTCATTTGTCAAAGACTACTTTAGGTACAGCAACTATCACTGCTGCTACCATTTATCTTAAGGGGATAGGGGCAGGAGCTAGTGGATCAAATTTTAATGATGGTGTTTCATTATTTGGAATAACTTTAGGAAATAGTCAAACTAATAATATTACTTTAGAAGGTTTGGCGGGAGCTTTTGGAACAAGTACTAAATCAATAAGTTTTCAAAGTAATGTAACTATTGGAAATGTAACAGGAAATACAACGATTCAATTATTAGGAAATTCATATTTATATACCTCCTCAGTAATTGCGACAAAAGGGAATCTAAGTATACTTTCAACCTCAAACTCTTTTGATTCTGCTTATTCAAATGCTAGTTTATCTATTACGGGTTCACCTTCAAGTATTACAATAGGAAAACCAAACAATACGGCTGATGTTACCATAGCAAGTCCACTTACGGCATCAGGTTCTATTTCAGTAATTGGAGGAATATTAAATGTCGGGAGTGTAATTACGAGTTCGAATACAGGCGATATTATTATTAAATCAAATGTTACAAATACAGGTTCTAGTTCTTCTTTATATTGTAGTGCTCAAATATTAAAAACAGGAGGACAACGTTCAAAAGTACTAATGCAATGTAATGGCCGATTGAATTTTGGTTCTGGTGCTAAAGTAGAGGCAACTAATACAATTGTTGATGCCGTTTTTTGGTCCGATTATGATAATTCAAATAATGATGGAGGAACAACCGTTTATGGAGATATTATAACAAATGGAGGTCACGTTTGGTTAGGTGGAAGTAACTCAACTGGAGGGTCAATAACGTGGAACGGAATTACCGTTGGAGACGGACCTTCAATTGGAACAGCAGGATCAACAAATTGGAATGCTATAGATTTTGGTGCAAATATTACTACTGCTGGCGGCGATGTGTTTATTTGGGCAGGTACAGGGCATAGTACTGGAATTAGTGGTATTGAATTGTATACAGGAGACAAAACTATTAATGCGGGTACTGGAAATATTACAGTAATTACCAATGCAGGGGTTAGATGTGCAAACCCTTATTCGCTAACATTAAAAACAACTGGTAAAATAAGTATTGCGCCTAATGCTACAGCTTTTACAAATAATCCTTATGTCTTTAACGGAACGTTTTCTGGAGCTAATTTTATAGGCTCAAATGGTATGGATAAAATCAAAATTGATAATTTTTCATCCGTAAGTGAATTTAATTTTGGATATTATATAAATTCAAATGGATGGAATTTTGCTAATACAGGAACTATAAACATAAATTCGGATATTTTAACAAACGGTTCAGTGAGACTAAATGCCAGTAATATTGCTTTAAACGCAAATCTAAAAACTCAAAATGCGGGTAATTTATATTTGAATGGAAATACAACAATTGCTGCAGGAAAACAAATTGAATGCAACGGCAATTTTACCCATGATGGAAATTTAATTTTTAAATCAAATGCAACGGGAACAGCAACGTTTGGCGTATTAGGTGGTACATTTTCAACCGTTAGTGGTACTGCAACAGTTGAACGTTTTATTCCACAAGGTAAACGTGCTTTTAGATTATTAAGTCCAGCAGTTACAACAACCACTTTTATATCAGGTAACTGGCAACAAGGTACACATATTACAGGTTCAACTACTGGTGCAAATGGTTTTGATGCGACAGAAACAGGTAATTCATCTATGTTTACCTACAACAATCAAGTGGCTTCTGGTTCAGGCTGGACACCAATTGCAAATACGAATGCAACTAATTTAACAGCAGGTGTTGGTTATAGAGTATTGGTAAGAGGCGATAGAAATGTGAATATAACCGTTGCATCATTAGACAATATGAATGCAGCTACAACGCTAACCGCTACAGGAACCTTAAAAACGGGTACTGTAACCTTAAATTCAAGCAGCACACCAGCAATAAATAATCAAACAAATGCTACTACTGCAGATTTTAGTTTAGTAGGGAATCCGTATCAGAGTGCAATAGACTGGAATGCACTAACTAAATCAGGAATAGATGCAACATATTACGCCTGGGATCCAAATATGGGAACATCAACACAGCGAGGTCGTTATGTAGCTTATAATGGTACAACAAATGATAATGTGAGTTCACAAGTAGGGCAATTCATTCAGCCTGGTCAAGCCTTTTTTGTAAAAAATACCACTTCAGGAACCGCAGGTACGTTAACGTTCCAAGAAGCACATAAAGCTACATCAAGTGCTAGCGTGTTTAGAATGTCTAATCAAATATCAGCTTCAACAGATGCGTCAATGAGTATGCAGTTGTTTGATCCAAATGAACTTGCAATAGGCGGGTATCCTATTGATGCTATGAAGGCCATATTTAATGCAGCGTATCAAAATGATTTAGGAATAGGAGACGCAACTAAATTAGAATCGGCAGGAGAAAACATTGCGTGGTCAAGAAACAATGCTAAATTAGCTATCGATGCTGTAGCTCCAGTAACAACAACAGATGAGTTACTTGTAAAAACATTGAGATTAGGAGCGAATAAAGACTATACGTTTAAAATTCAAACAAGTAATTTTGATACAACATTAACGCCATATTTAGTAGATAATTTCTTGAATACACAAACAGAGATTACAACTTCACAAGCGTTTTTAGCTTCATTTGCAACAACAACCAACGCGGCTTCATATGATGAGAACCGTTTCAAGATTGTATTTACACCTAGTGCATTAAATAGTGATATATTCACTAATCAAATAGGCTTGTATCCAAATCCATCAAAAGGGAATGGGTTTAACTTACAATTACCTTCAACAGCTGAGGCTAGTGTAAAATTATTCAATACGTTAGGTCAAGAAATTGCATTGACAACTAACGGAAGTTATTATCAAGCAGTTCAAAGTTTGCCAACAGGAGTATATTATATTATGGTTACTCAGGGAATGCAAACGAGTAAATTAAAATGGATTGTTGAATAA
- a CDS encoding DegT/DnrJ/EryC1/StrS family aminotransferase: MSQNKIWLSSPHMGGNEQKYIQEAFDTNWVAPLGPHVTGFEEDLEIYLDTNTHVGALSSGTAAIHLGLILLGVQTGDEVICQSMTFSASANPILYLGATPIFVDSEKETWNICPIALELAIQERIKKGKTPKAIIAVHLYGVPYQIEAVRAVADKYQIPILEDSAEALGSSYKGQKCGTFGDIGILSFNGNKIITTSGGGAIVTRTAAQKEKAIFYATQARDYAPHYQHSHVGYNYRMSNICAGIGRGQMEVLDKHVLLRRKMHGFYVEVFEAIPGVTVFTAPSEDYFANYWLSALTIDPVQTNGITRETLRLAFELENIESRPLWKPMHLQPIFAEYPYYGSNIAETLFENGLCLPSGSNLTEEDINRIEKVIKQVFG, from the coding sequence ATGTCGCAAAATAAAATATGGCTTTCTTCCCCACATATGGGAGGAAACGAACAAAAATATATACAAGAAGCTTTTGATACAAATTGGGTAGCGCCTCTTGGACCTCATGTAACAGGTTTTGAAGAAGATCTAGAAATCTATTTAGATACAAATACGCATGTAGGTGCGTTAAGTTCAGGTACGGCAGCTATTCATTTGGGACTAATTTTATTAGGGGTACAGACAGGCGATGAGGTTATTTGCCAAAGTATGACTTTTTCAGCGTCGGCAAATCCAATTTTATATCTAGGTGCAACACCAATATTTGTAGATAGCGAAAAAGAAACCTGGAATATTTGTCCTATTGCTTTGGAATTAGCTATTCAAGAGAGAATCAAAAAAGGCAAAACACCTAAAGCAATCATAGCGGTTCATTTATATGGGGTACCCTATCAAATAGAAGCGGTTAGAGCCGTAGCCGATAAATATCAAATTCCCATTTTAGAAGATAGTGCAGAAGCATTAGGTAGTTCGTACAAAGGACAAAAATGTGGTACATTCGGCGATATTGGGATACTATCCTTTAATGGAAATAAAATAATAACAACATCAGGAGGAGGAGCAATTGTAACCCGTACGGCAGCACAAAAAGAAAAAGCTATTTTTTATGCTACCCAAGCCCGTGATTATGCGCCCCATTACCAGCACAGTCATGTTGGATACAATTACCGTATGAGTAACATTTGCGCAGGAATAGGCCGAGGACAAATGGAAGTGTTGGATAAACATGTATTATTAAGAAGAAAAATGCATGGTTTTTATGTTGAAGTTTTTGAAGCCATACCAGGAGTAACCGTTTTTACAGCCCCTTCAGAAGATTATTTTGCTAATTACTGGCTGTCTGCACTAACGATAGATCCTGTTCAAACAAACGGTATAACTCGCGAAACCTTACGTTTAGCTTTTGAACTAGAAAATATTGAATCACGCCCTTTATGGAAACCCATGCACCTGCAACCTATATTTGCCGAGTATCCCTATTACGGAAGCAACATAGCCGAAACCTTATTTGAAAACGGTTTGTGTTTACCTTCTGGTTCTAATTTGACTGAGGAGGATATTAATAGAATAGAAAAAGTAATTAAGCAGGTGTTTGGATAA